TGCACATTGTACTTACTTTCTCCCGACATCTAGGCCCGTCTTTAGGATAACATCATACCGAAAAGACTGCACTACTTTCTCCAGGTCTTTATAGTCTTTGACCACACTGGGGTCACCCTCGAGCTCCTCTTCCTGCTCACTCGTCTCACAGTCACTCTCGTCATCAGAGTCCTCTTCATCCTCGGCTTTTTGCAGAGTCTTCTTAGGGGATTTTTTAGAGCTTATATTACTTTTAAGTCTTATGGAGAGTGGGAAAATATATTCTGGAGATATTAAAAGCCCTGGGAGTCTCAGTGAGAAAATGTTATGgaaaaatgttttacaatttgATGTGTTTAACTGGGTACTAGAAAAATGTAAGTATCGATTCCAGGAAGCACAGAGTTTATACGAAGGTGTCCCTTGTAGCGCTCCCCAGAGTCCAATCCAGACATCTGGCTTTCTCAGAACACTGGCAGGCAATCTGACACCAGTCATAGCCATGGCGCATATAACCTGAAACAGACAATAATTCCGTTTTATTTCACAAGTGCAGTATCCTGGCATTCTTACAACACAAACCATTCATACCACGAACACTCTAGATCAGTGCTGTACTTATTCTCCCCTACAAAAGACCATATTGGTCTGCACGTATTCAGGGCCGTGCACTTTTCTATAGTGAGTCTTCTAGCTGTGCTTCCCTCATAGGGCGGTCAGGAGGGGGACTAGATACTAAGATGTGTGAACACACCGGTTCTCCTCTTCTCCATCCCACAAATTCACCTGGACACTGATTGCGACCGAAGAATATTAACAGTAGTTctcaaaggtttaaaaaaaagatctcatgGAGAAAAAGACTATTTGTTGACATACGTCACATCCTTACAATACTGACTTTGCCAAGGAAGGACACCAAGTCATGACTTTATAAAACCCAGAGTGA
Above is a window of Zalophus californianus isolate mZalCal1 chromosome 7, mZalCal1.pri.v2, whole genome shotgun sequence DNA encoding:
- the MTRES1 gene encoding mitochondrial transcription rescue factor 1, whose translation is MAMTGVRLPASVLRKPDVWIGLWGALQGTPSYKLCASWNRYLHFSSTQLNTSNCKTFFHNIFSLRLPGLLISPEYIFPLSIRLKSNISSKKSPKKTLQKAEDEEDSDDESDCETSEQEEELEGDPSVVKDYKDLEKVVQSFRYDVILKTGLDVGRNKVEDAFYKGELRLNGEKLWKKSRTVKVGDTLDLLIGEDKEAETETVMRVLLKKVLEEKTESEKYRVVLRRWKKLKLPKKSMSK